The nucleotide window CAGCTATCGTTNNNNNNNNNNNNNNNNNNNNNNNNNNNNNNNNNNNNNNNNNNNNNNNNNNNNNNNNNNNNNNNNNNNNNNNNNNNNNNNNNNNNNNNNNNNNNNNNNNNNTTTGAGTTGAATCGATTAAATTGATTAACATTAACTGATACAAaggaaataatataaaaaaatattggcACTGAAGCACAAGTAGGCTAGCCTATCTTTTGGCATTCAGCATTCATCTTTCAAAAACGAAAACACAGAATTATTCCGGCCTCGTCCTTGAGTGATGATTCAAATATAcctttatttgaacaataatgATTTGCAAGCCAGACATCTGCCATCGATGCTGCTAGTAGCCTCCTTATGTTGCCTTGACAGTAATCCCATCGACCTCCGACAGGTGGCAGCACGTCGATCGAGCAGACTTCTGCCCATACAGCTCACTATAATATAGTTAACGTAGCACTGTCTCTCTGAATTCAGCTTATATCTTGGTAGCCAATGGTTTGAGCCACTTCCAAGTCTTCCAGGCGGTACTTTTGTAACATTCTCAGTTCTCAAGCAGATTGAAAGTGAAGCACTATGAGCGCCAGGCTTTATTGCTCACAATCTGATCAAGTCATGCAATTATAACCATGTTATGGAGAAGATATGTGTTATCTTTCACACGGATCCACTTCTCCTCCTGAGTCGTGAATCCTCAGaccaggggcgttgctagacctagagttttactggggcacaggcccccaactgccaacattttttttttacatgtgcacaatatgaaatagatggatacagaagggtatgtacgagcttcaaaatcattgtcTCTGTCATACTGTAgtagagatgcaccgatcaaccggccgccgattaaaaaagccggttttgtatccaatcggccacaatcggtgacctgccggtcactgtcgtaatttccgTTTTTCGGCCGATCAAACTCACCCGCATGCGCGGTGCGTAGCAGCTCAAGGCGCCCAGAGCGCGGGAAGAAAACATGTCGCTGGTTTGGACTTATTTCACTGTGTGCCAGGACGACCCAAACACGCTGTTTGTAATGCTTGCAAGTCAAAAATAAGCCGTGGGGGatcatgttgctaggtacgcgtcctgcgtccctgacgcattaaaatctgaaaggacgcactaaactcactatccatgcgtcccggggacgcatctaattttccccatgaaaaacgatacattgtgaacattaaacaactcgtgtttaatcacagtaactggccaaagaaaccttcttgtgagcagaccagacaagcgctgtttcaaccctctgcgcatctactcggcgcagacgtgatcccctgtacaaagtatcgcgacatgctaatttagccgctaccaaaacaactagctcgtcaccgctgatttcatttcaacaattaaaaatacgaacttcatagtaaataaacccacgtttccactgctcgatgctgtgctcattcgtgtcgattatgttgtaacgtttaggggacgtgctgtcatgaaataaatgaaacataatccggtggtggtgatgaaaactacattgaacggcagccgccatattgttatgcccaaacggcgcctgcgcatacatcgcgcttccaacgagatcccgtttttctcgagaaacaggcagagaagagagaacgcaaaaataccaccaaagaaaaagattaaacctattgcaggtcagccaactattgcagctgcattttctgtccccactacctctgcactcctccctgactctgatcagcctagagagagtacctcaacattgcctgtacctacttctgcctccccctctactgagcctgatgagcccactgcagaagaagtgcctcaaccttctacatgttcctcccaaaaaaagcgaacttttctgaagcagtggctcaccacatacaaatggctgcgcttttcagatgacaatttcatgcattgagtttaacactattaatttcatttaagaaatagaataataataaaaagaaacacattttttaaactggggagtcgggacccattgaatttctcagggacccacccaactcgccacctgtgggtcccggggactcactacattgaaaacctatcaacatatTATATGATTACAATTATTTCTTAGAAAATCGGTATGGGAAAAACCGGTTTTGGCAGGTCAGACCTCCTTAAAAAacggaaatcggtatcggccaagaattttgcaatcggtgcatctctatactgtaggctatattaaagcactggtaaaggtaaagacgcaaagatggattcatgagtaccgtacaattatatttatttaaacacatacacatctcaaagatttacaaataaggtaactgacaaataaacaaaaagtctctttatgaccttcacctctttatcaggagaagtctacacatctatatttatttagaagctgtgtggaaacagcataattttgccagaacgacatgtactaaaaaggcaagaaacaaggtttaaaactaatagaatttctgacttaaggtgaggtggctcattgccaccaatcaacctggaaaatgttatagaaccatcaaagctcttaaattaaactaaataaggccatacactactgcatagagcctttttaaatgattattttttcactattaagctgtatcgccgcgccttcatggtggcaaagcggtcaataacgtggctttgactcactttgcatagttgctccttttcaatggacaaaagagaaagttggtgaagccttccttgccccatggttgacctaagccaggtgtggagccttctcaacacactgaaagatcgctcacaactacaactgtttacaggaattgtgagtgcaatgatctgaattatctgtgtcaatgttgggatcattgttggatccagtatgttaaatacaccctgtatatccataatttccttttttgtgttaaggaagtttttgtctaaaacttcctcaagttttgaagacagacaatttttcattcattattcattttccgcgtgtgtgcgtgcacacatggtgtgtgtgtgtgtgtgtgtgtgtgtgctataaaactacaggctacagatgctcagtattgaaaaactggtgctaattatgtgggcaacattctttaacagcaatcaagttgtcattgtttgtgtcaaacaagttgtgaatttgatgtaacgttaaaaaaggagatgacttactctgggctgtttccagctcccgtggtttccaacgaaacatgattaacaaaaaaacaaggaattgaaagctacttacaatatgcctaggttacattaatttcccctgatggcagcaattgttccactttcagctggaattcacggtaCATCAAAAtcacgtgtcttctttagatttcagttccctttatttattcacacagttcagcagcggcatttattcagaatcagagcccaaattaaagctgcatctagggcgactatcactacccagcagaaaaatagatgcactataaatggttttgtatagcagtcacgaacatgagcatagttgtggaaatgctggtgttagaaaacaaagttgacgggaattaaagtgctgcacatcgactgtacaaatgtagattattcatcacaataattttaattcagaaatcgaataggctaataaactctgaattgtgagataaaattcagcattctgataataaagtcagaatacttggataaaatccgaattctgataattaaatccagcattaaaggttcatttaagaaggttctcaccagtcatttgtcgcctggtcgcagtgtcaagttttttttaaagtagttcactagtcgtagcgtgcaaataaattgcagtgtcagaattctgagaattttgtcagcattcagatttctcagaattctcttacactgcaaattaaagcgctactactagcaaactagtttcagcgtgactggagagaacttccttaaattaacctttaatgctagatttgcatcaacgctattgcgtgaattagtatggttctctttcatggaagccggaagtgggagattccttattttttttaccattattgttttattaacaaatttctcctacaggggattgataaagttctatctagactattgaacagaaagaaacacttggtcatactttacacactttcagaagagtcacgtggatgaatccgtaaataactgatttttttcattggttgttgcgttaaatcttacccagatacaatagggctattttctgattggcttttatgtagcccctttcgttttttgattggctggtaagaggcaggctcgactgaagactcccgaggcagcaggagatgcacttgatgaatcctgccgattccatagcgagagcggcgcttctgcagatgaatttaataatgatcaatggaattttactggggcactggagacttttactggggcacgtgccccagtaaaaaggggctgacgacgcctctgcCTCAGACCATTTTAACACATTCTTCATGTATCGATAAGCTTGGTGTTAGGTCTTATTTAATGTGCCTGACCTCACTGCAAACAGAATAGATAATAGGCCCCTTTGCGTCATTCCTTAACTGAAATTAATGTTGAATTTGTACtccaaaaccaaaacaatcaTGGCGTTAGAACTAGGTTTGTTTGTGGAAGTCTGGTCTCAACCTTAAAAAGACATTCATGACCAAAAAGGTTGTTTAACACATCTCGATACCAATAAAAAGATTAAGCCCAGTATTGGTTGAGTGGTTTACTCACTCAGATCCAGCCTCAATATATAATCATGTCTGTGAGTGGACAATTTATACATCAGTAGGCTATAAAGTTGATTATAACTATTACTTTAGTGTACAGTGTACAGAACAACTGGATGTGTGCAGTGGATTTCATTATATAACATCATCGTCTATTCATCTAGAACTCCTTCTATTTCTTTGTTTCAGGGTGTTGGTGGAGATAAGCAAGGGCTCGTCAGGCAGCAGCGATGAACTGGTCCGGCCTGGAGAGCCTGATCAGCGGGGTCAACAAGTACTCCACCGTGTTCGGCCGCTTGTGGCTGTCCATGGTCTTTGTGTTTCGGGTCATGGTCTTTGTGGTTGCAGCTCAAAGAGTTTGGGGTGACGAAAACAAAGATTTTGTCTGTAATACGAAACAGGTAAGGAAAAGGTGGAgcctgaaataaatgaaaacaacaaagTCTCTGTGTGCTCACTGTGTGTTATCAACCTTTAACCCAACGGCCCGTTGATAactacgaccccccccccttgttcCCCTTCAAGCCGGGCTGTACCAACGTGTGCTATGACAGCATCTTCCCCATCTCCCACATTCGTCTGTGGGCCCTGCAACTGATCTTCGTCACCTGCCCGTCCCTCATGGTGGTGGCCCACGTGAAGCTGCGCGAAGAAAAGGACCTTAAGTACACCGTACTGCACGAGGGCTCCCACCTGTACAGCAACCCGGGCAAGaagaggggggggctgtggtggaCCTACCTGCTGAGTCTGGTCTTCAAGGCAGGCTTTGACGCCTCGTTTCTCTACGTATTGTATCGGATATACCATGGATATGACATGCCCAGgtcaccacaaacacacgcaaactattACATTTTATTGTCATATATCTAGATTTAGATATCGattttcttaaaggtcccatgacatgaaaatctcactttgtgaggttttctgacataaatatgagttcccctagcctgcctatggtcccccagtggctaaaacttgcgtttggtgtaaaactagcactagctgttctgctcgcctttgaaaaaacggaggctcaagcgggctgatttggaatgtctgtattcatgacgtcatcaggaatctcagctcctccccttactctgcctggcccgcccagagacgttggcccgccaatgaaaatcgaccgtgcgagcgccacatgtgtgtgtgtgaatacacacactgtaacgcaagtgtttcttgtcggttctttgacgtgtcttgtatttccacaacaagactgtcttgggggttatctgagccatggttgagaaggaattgggggaaaggaactttggtttgactcgctgaagtacatgaactgcgacatgccgccggttgccgcgaggcaccatcgcccggcagcgggcagccggcagcaggcagcgcgcggttcagtcgacttcaggttgatgtgaaagtggaagaaccagagacgtcgcagaacccgacaaagtcgttggtgattcataatatcgtctggaggcgcacacaatatgttatatgatatagatatctatgtattatatgatattatttagatatagagctccaggactgtaacgcttccttgttatttggata belongs to Gadus chalcogrammus isolate NIFS_2021 chromosome 5, NIFS_Gcha_1.0, whole genome shotgun sequence and includes:
- the LOC130382705 gene encoding gap junction beta-4 protein-like yields the protein MNWSGLESLISGVNKYSTVFGRLWLSMVFVFRVMVFVVAAQRVWGDENKDFVCNTKQPGCTNVCYDSIFPISHIRLWALQLIFVTCPSLMVVAHVKLREEKDLKYTVLHEGSHLYSNPGKKRGGLWWTYLLSLVFKAGFDASFLYVLYRIYHGYDMPRLSKCSLDPCPNTVDCFISRPTEKKIFTLFMVVTSAICILMCLCEMLYLIGKRIQKALRVQNSINRLLFAERHEIKNLVPPRSQTRRHYSPQSKSLSKMDKAKETTTTL